In Pseudomonas putida, a genomic segment contains:
- a CDS encoding NAD-dependent malic enzyme, whose protein sequence is MPSVRRPLPVKFRGPTLLETPLLNKGTAFSASEREQFHLLGLLPAHVETLEQQVARCYRQFSEAPGNLEKHVYLRSVQDRNETLYYKLVETHLEEMLPIIYTPTVGKACQEFSRIYRSYRGVFISYDDRDRIDEILNNVTKDKVKVIVVSDCERILGLGDQGVGGMGIPIGKLSLYTACGGISPAYTLPVVLDVGTGNSTLLEDPEYFGLKQPRVRGADYDAFLQAFVDAVQKRWPDALLQFEDFALTTAMPLLARYRDKVCCFNDDIQGTAAVTVGTLLAACKIKGEPLSRQTIAFVGAGSAGCGIAEQIIQAMVEEGLSDAQARSQVFLLNSKGLLTDRQEGLYDFQKRLSHPTASLAQWGYQGDWPNLQEVVANARPTVLIGVSGKAGLFTEDVITTLYKGCAKPIVMPLSNPTSQIEAHPADILRWTDCQALVATGSPFQPVEVDGRTFRIAQCNNSYIFPGVGLGVIASKARRVTERMLMASARALAASAQAGEMLPPMNEVQRVSKDIALAVALEACAEGVAPQQEEAALREAIAATFWEPKYRDYVTA, encoded by the coding sequence ATGCCGTCAGTACGTCGTCCGTTGCCCGTCAAGTTCCGCGGCCCAACGCTGCTGGAAACCCCATTGTTGAACAAAGGTACTGCCTTTTCGGCGAGTGAGCGCGAGCAGTTTCACCTGCTCGGCCTGCTCCCAGCCCACGTCGAGACGCTGGAGCAACAGGTGGCCAGGTGTTATCGGCAGTTCAGCGAGGCGCCCGGCAATCTGGAAAAGCACGTCTACCTGCGCTCGGTCCAGGACCGCAACGAAACCCTCTACTACAAGCTGGTGGAAACCCATCTCGAAGAGATGCTGCCGATCATCTACACCCCAACCGTCGGCAAGGCCTGTCAGGAATTTTCCCGCATTTACCGCAGCTACCGTGGCGTTTTCATTTCCTACGACGACCGCGACCGTATCGACGAAATCCTCAACAACGTCACCAAGGACAAGGTCAAGGTGATCGTCGTCAGTGACTGCGAACGCATCCTCGGCCTTGGCGACCAGGGTGTGGGCGGCATGGGCATTCCGATCGGCAAGCTGTCGCTGTACACCGCCTGCGGCGGCATCAGCCCGGCCTACACGTTGCCGGTGGTACTCGACGTCGGCACCGGCAACAGCACCCTGCTCGAAGACCCCGAGTACTTCGGCCTCAAGCAGCCACGGGTGCGTGGCGCCGACTACGACGCGTTTCTCCAGGCCTTCGTCGACGCTGTGCAAAAGCGCTGGCCCGATGCCTTGCTGCAGTTCGAGGACTTCGCCCTGACCACCGCCATGCCGCTGCTGGCGCGCTACCGCGACAAGGTGTGCTGCTTCAACGACGATATCCAGGGGACCGCTGCAGTCACCGTCGGCACCTTGCTGGCGGCCTGCAAGATCAAGGGCGAACCGCTGTCGCGTCAGACCATCGCCTTCGTCGGCGCAGGTTCCGCTGGCTGTGGCATCGCCGAGCAGATCATCCAGGCCATGGTCGAGGAGGGGCTGAGCGACGCCCAGGCGCGCAGCCAGGTATTCCTGCTCAACAGCAAGGGCCTGCTCACCGACCGCCAGGAAGGGCTGTACGACTTCCAGAAGCGCCTGTCGCACCCGACGGCGTCGCTGGCCCAGTGGGGCTACCAGGGCGACTGGCCGAACCTGCAGGAAGTGGTGGCCAATGCCCGGCCGACGGTGTTGATCGGCGTGTCGGGCAAGGCCGGGCTGTTCACCGAGGACGTCATCACCACGTTGTACAAGGGCTGCGCCAAGCCGATCGTGATGCCGCTGTCCAACCCCACTTCGCAGATCGAGGCGCATCCGGCCGACATCCTGCGCTGGACCGACTGCCAGGCGCTGGTGGCCACCGGCAGCCCATTCCAGCCGGTCGAAGTGGACGGGCGCACTTTCCGCATCGCCCAGTGCAACAACTCGTACATCTTCCCCGGGGTCGGCCTGGGCGTGATTGCCAGCAAGGCGCGGCGAGTCACCGAGCGCATGTTGATGGCCTCGGCCAGGGCGTTGGCTGCCAGCGCACAGGCGGGTGAGATGCTGCCGCCGATGAACGAGGTGCAGCGGGTGAGCAAGGATATCGCCCTGGCCGTGGCCCTCGAGGCGTGCGCCGAAGGCGTGGCGCCACAACAGGAGGAAGCGGCGCTGCGCGAGGCGATCGCAGCGACGTTCTGGGAGCCGAAGTACCGCGACTACGTCACCGCCTGA
- a CDS encoding LysR family transcriptional regulator: protein MGRYVELQSFVQVAQKGSFAAAALVEGVTPVIMGRRLDSLEKRLGVKLMHRSTRGLKLTALGEQLLERAKQVLLDFDDLEAAICSSSSLVKGSLQISAPAAFGRVHVAPHALGFQQRYPHVKLAFNLTDSVVDLVSEGYDLSIRIGEIRDPNYVAVKLFPNRRVVCGTPEYFARHGRPQTLEDLAEHNCLAFTLQGGQQRGWTFLREGRPVAMKVSGNLACNDGELLASWMQQGVGIGWRSTWEIQAALDQGTLVTVLDEFALPDYDIQAVWPQQRHLPAKVRFFVDYLKEVYNTAGYWDDAGA from the coding sequence ATGGGGCGATACGTTGAGTTGCAGAGCTTCGTGCAGGTGGCGCAAAAGGGCAGCTTCGCCGCCGCCGCGCTGGTCGAAGGCGTCACGCCGGTGATCATGGGGCGGCGCCTCGACAGCCTGGAAAAACGCCTGGGGGTGAAGCTCATGCATCGCTCCACCCGCGGCCTGAAACTGACCGCCTTGGGTGAACAGTTGCTGGAGCGGGCCAAGCAGGTGTTGCTCGATTTCGATGATCTGGAGGCGGCGATCTGCAGCAGTTCATCCCTGGTCAAGGGCAGCCTGCAGATATCGGCGCCTGCAGCGTTCGGGCGGGTGCATGTGGCCCCTCACGCACTGGGTTTCCAGCAGCGCTACCCCCACGTGAAGCTGGCCTTCAACCTGACCGACAGCGTGGTCGACCTGGTCAGCGAAGGCTACGATCTGAGCATCCGCATCGGCGAGATCCGCGACCCCAACTATGTGGCGGTGAAGCTGTTCCCCAACCGCCGGGTGGTGTGCGGCACGCCGGAGTACTTCGCCCGGCACGGCCGCCCGCAAACCCTCGAAGACCTGGCCGAGCACAACTGCCTGGCCTTCACCCTGCAAGGCGGCCAGCAACGCGGTTGGACCTTCCTGCGCGAGGGGCGGCCGGTGGCCATGAAGGTCAGCGGCAACCTGGCCTGCAACGATGGCGAGCTGCTCGCCTCGTGGATGCAGCAGGGCGTCGGTATCGGCTGGCGCTCGACCTGGGAGATCCAGGCGGCGCTCGACCAGGGCACGCTGGTCACGGTGCTCGACGAGTTCGCGCTGCCAGACTACGACATCCAGGCGGTGTGGCCGCAACAGCGCCACTTGCCAGCCAAGGTGAGGTTTTTCGTCGACTACCTTAAAGAGGTCTACAACACAGCAGGATACTGGGACGATGCCGGCGCTTGA